In Acipenser ruthenus chromosome 53, fAciRut3.2 maternal haplotype, whole genome shotgun sequence, the following proteins share a genomic window:
- the LOC117433060 gene encoding tripartite motif-containing protein 16-like — protein MDTGASAPDPSKEKCEEEMKKQPEPRRKRRRRNSSEEGHPNMSGCEASAEEETGETEEQEPARIAEANILVAHDQFSCSVCLEILKDPVAIPCGHSYCMRCIKNCWDQTDHTGVYSCPQCRKTFTPRPDLCRNTVLAEVVEKLKKTGLNPPPAQSYAGPGDVPCDVCTGRKFKAVKSCLTCLASYCETQVKPHYEGAAFKRHKLINAIGDLEQKLCAEHQKVLEVFCRTDQTCICLLCTDEDHKSHDTVSAEKERSVKQKQLEETQTEIQQRIQERLKEIDELKQAVESLKVEIKESEKIFTELIRSIEKIYTEVIELIGANEKAAVNQAEGRMKKLEQEIAELRRRNAELKQLSETEDHINFLQNFQSLCAPPEAGDLPSVTVNTDISFWAVRKAVFELKDHIENFCKGELVKITTTVNEVAVYSLQAPEPRNRAEFLKYSCQLTLDPNTANRNLCLSEGNRKVTWRRETQRYPDDHPERCDYWEQVLCREGLSGTRCYWEIEWSGGGADIGVTYKGISRKGVDRSCLLGCNDKSWSLECSDSSYSAWHNNNETAITAPHSPRIGVYLDFNAGTLSFYGVSDTMTLLHRFQTTFTEPLYPGFWLRYESPVTICQLN, from the exons ATGGATACCGGAGCCTCAGCGCCGGATCCGT CAAAGGAAAAGTGTGAAGAGGAAATGAAGAAACAGCCAGAGCCTCGACGAAAACGAAGACGAAGAAACAGTAGTGAGGAAGGCCATCCTAACA TGTCTGGATGTGAAGCGAGTGCAGAAGAGGAAACAGGAGAGACAGAGGAACAAGAACCAG CAAGAATAGCAGAAGCAAATATTCTGGTAGCGCATGACCagtttagctgttcagtgtgtctggagaTACTAAAGGAcccagtcgctattccatgtggacacagttactgtatgcggtgtattaagaactgctgggatcagactgatcatacaggtgtctacagctgcccccagtgcagaaagacctttactccaaggcctgatctgtgcagaaacaccgtgctggctgaagttgtggagaaattaaagaagacaggactcaatcctcctcctgctcaaagttatgctggacctggagatgtgccgtgtgatgtctgcactgggagaaagttcaaagctgtgaaatcctgtttgacgtgcctggcctcttactgtgaaacacaagtcaagccacactatgagggggctgctttcaagaggcacaagctgatcaatgcaattggagatctggagcagaagctttgtgctgaacaccagaaggttttggaggtcttctgtagaaccgatcagacATGTATTTGCTTGTTGTGTACAGATGAGGatcacaagagccatgatacagtctcagctgagaaagaaaggagtgtgaaacag aagcagctggaagagacacagacagaaatacaacagagaatccaggagagactgaaagaaattgatgagctgaaacaggctgtggagtcactgaaagtgg aaataaaggaaagtgagaagatctttactgagctgatccgatccattgagaagatctaCACTGAGGTTAtcgagctgattggagctaacgagaaggctgcagtgaatcaggctgaaggacgcatgaagaaactggagcaggagattgctgagctaaggaggagaaacgctgagctgaaacagctttcagagacagaggatcacatcaattttctacag aatttccagtctctctgtgcccctcctgaagctggagacttacccagcgttactgtcaatacagacatctctttttgggctgtgaggaaagctgtatttgaacttaaagaccatattgagaacttctgcaagggggaattagtcaaaattaccacaacag tgaatgaagttgcagtttacagtctgcaggctccagagccaaggaacagagctgagtttttaaaat attcctgtcagctcacactggaccccaacacagcgaatagaaacctctgtctgtctgaagggaacagaaaggtgacatggaggagagagacccagagatatcctgaTGATCACCCAGAGAGATGTGACTACTGGGaacaagtgctttgcagagagggtttatctgggactcgctgttactgggagattgagtggagtgggggaggggctgatataggagtcacatataaaggaatcagcaggaaaggagtggATCGTTCCTGTCTCCTTGGatgcaatgacaagtcctggagtttggaatgctctgattccagttactctgcctggcacaataacaatgaaactgcaataactgccccccactcccccagaataggagtgtatctggactttaatgccggcacacTGTCCTTTTATggtgtctctgacacaatgaccctcctgcacagattccaaaccacattcactgagccgctctatcctgggttttggcTTCGTTATGAGtcccctgtaacaatctgccagctgaactag
- the LOC117432619 gene encoding neoverrucotoxin subunit alpha-like: MANAGDETLEMAALGRPFQLGMLYDCRKDRLIPGITLWNPEELQSSINKENQPITEFSVSTSDSIEEKASALKVDASLKASLLGDLVQVSGAAKYFKDTKKSTRQSRVTLQYYTTTRFENLTMNHLAKGKVSHPSVFEDKTATHVVTAVLYGAQAYFVFDRQVSSEEKKQEIHGKMELAICKIPKIKMEGQGSIDLEEKEKAEVEKFECTFYGDFHLESNPLTYQDAVKAYSTLPKLLGDKGENAVPVKVWLYPLIKLDSRAAKLERNISDYLVTSAQTVLEQFNTIEMQSNDMIKDIVTQTFPEVNEKIQQLKQRGTQYKLNFMRKLSAVLPSIRGGVQEEESLGEILKNHEESPFNFKAQHAWLNSKEREINAVGHCLAILKDIHAVSSVKELDREELNNETENIVCFTFTSLHEPEPYLEDLQNHLKTQASKNTQSSTPSNYLDQDSKQWMSSETNLKIKMYLKVFQELVNINRENKKTKFFIASKEDQEFPGACILLHENESSKYIHFKIPAKPDVPEVCDVTHDSVTLKVVPPSSDAEQKLKYHLEYKCINQKEWAIQSSTDKTETLTVSGLQPNKEYEFRYTVEGKLGYSVSSDTTSKVKTTSPPAQATVNKVAVYRLQAPESRNRAEFLKYSCQLTLDPNTAHINLCLSEGNRKVTLRGENQRYPDHSERFDSRSQVLCREGLSGTRCYWEIERSGGGADIGVTYKGISRKGGDRSCLLGYNDKSWSLDCSDSSYTARHNNNHTAITAPHSPRIGVYLDFNAGTLSFYGVSDTMTLLHRFQTTFTEPLYPGFRLHWYDSPVTICQLN, from the exons ATGGCTAATGCAGGGGATGagacgctggagatggcagctctCGGACGACCCTTCCAGCTGGGAATGCTGTATGACTGCCGGAAGGATCGCCTCATTCCAG GAATTACTTTGTGGAACCCAGAAGAACTACAAAGCAGCATAAATAAAGAAAACCAGCCGATAACCGAGTTCAGTGTGAGCACCTCGGACTCCATTGAAGAGAAGGCTTCTGCTTTGAAAGTGGACGCTTCCCTGAAGGCGAGTCTCCTGGGGGATTTGGTTCAAGTGAGTGGAGCTGCAAAGTACTTCAAGGACACAAAGAAATCAACAAGACAATCCCGAGTCACTCTGCAATACTACACAACGACACGATTTGAGAATCTGACCATGAATCACCTGGCCAAAGGGAAAGTGTCTCACCCCAGCGTGTTTGAAGACAAGACAGCGACTCACGTGGTCACCGCTGTGCTGTACGGAGCTCAGGCGTATTTTGTATTCGACCGGCAGGTATCCTCAGAGGAGAAGAAACAGGAAATCCACGGAAAAATGGAGCTTGCAATATGTAAAATACCTAAAATTAAAATGGAAGGTCAAGGCTCTATTGACCTGgaggaaaaagaaaaagctgaAGTTGAAAAATTCGAATGTACATTTTATGGAGATTTTCATCTCGAATCTAACCCGTTGACTTACCAAGATGCTGTGAAAGCCTACTCAACTCTTCCAAAATTGCTCGGGGACAAAGGAGAGAATGCAGTGCCTGTGAAGGTCTGGCTGTACCCGTTAATCAAGCTGGACTCCAGGGCTGCCAAGCTGGAAAGGAACATAAGTGACTACTTGGTAACATCTGcccaaactgttttagagcaatTTAATACAATTGAAATGCAAAGCAACGACATGATAAAAGACATTGTTACCCAAACGTTTCCTGAAGTCAATGAGAAGATTCAACAACTGAAACAAAGGGGCACGCAGTACAAGCTGAATTTCATGAGAAAACTGTCCGCAGTGCTGCCTTCCATCCGCGGAGGTGTGCAAGAGGAAGAGTCGCTCGGAGAGATTCTAAAAAATCACGAAGAGTCCCCTTTTAACTTTAAAGCACAACATGCTTGGCTGAACAGCAAAGAAAGAGAAATCAATGCAGTGGGACATTGCCTTGCTATTTTAAAAGACATACATGCTGTATCTTCTGTGAAGGAGCTAGACCGAGAAGAATTAAACAATGAGACTGAAAACATTGTTTGCTTTACATTCACCTCACTGCACGAGCCAGAACCATATCTGGAAGATCTACAAAACCACCTTAAAACCCAAGCAAGTAAGAACACTCAAAGTTCAACTCCTAGTAATTATTTGGATCAAGATAGCAAGCAATGGATGAGCAGTGAAACTAATCTgaagataaaaatgtatttgaaggtATTCCAGGAGTTAGTGAACATCAACAGGGAGAATAAGAAAACAAAGTTCTTCATAGCGTCTAAGGAAGACCAGGAGTTTCCTGGAGCCTGCATTCTCCTGCATGAAAATGAATCAtcgaaatacatacatttcaagatCCCAGCAAAACCTGACGTCCCTgaggtctgtgatgtcacccatGACAGTGTGACTCTGAAGGTGGTGCCTCCCAGTAGTGATGctgaacaaaaactaaaataccaTCTGGAGTATAAGTGCATTAATCAGAAGGAATGGGCAATTCAGTCCAGCACTGATAAAACAGAGACCCTCACTGTATCAGGCTTGCAGCCGAACAAAGAGTATGAATTTAGATACACAGTGGAAGGGAAGTTGGGGTATTCTGTGAGCAGTGACACAACCAGCAAAGTCAAGACAACAAGTCCACCTGCACAAGCCACAG tgaataaagttgcagtttacagactGCAGGCTCCAGAgtcaaggaacagagctgagtttttaaaat attcctgtcagctcacactggaccccaacacagcgcatataaacctctgtctgtctgaagggaacagaaaggtgacactgAGGGGAGAGAACCAGAGATATCCTGATCACTCAGAGAGATTTGACAGCCGGTCCCAAGTGCtgtgcagagagggtttgtctgggactcgctgttactgggagattgagaggagtgggggaggggctgatataggagtcacatataaaggaatcagcaggaaaggaggggatcgTTCCTGTCTCCTTGGatacaatgacaagtcctggagtttggacTGCTCTGActccagttacactgcccggcacaataacaatcacactgcaataactgccccccactcccccagaataggagtgtatctggactttaatgccggcacgctgtccttttatggcgtctctgacacaatgaccctcctgcacagattccaaaccacattcactgagccgctctatcctgggtttaggcTTCATTGGTATGATtcccctgtaacaatctgccagctgaactag